Proteins co-encoded in one Pelobates fuscus isolate aPelFus1 chromosome 5, aPelFus1.pri, whole genome shotgun sequence genomic window:
- the LOC134612314 gene encoding olfactory receptor 11L1-like produces MNVRNESRVTELILLGFGNLYGFNILIFIIFLNIFLITVTGNLLIIMLVSISHNLHSPMYFFLCHLSVSDIVISTNTLPNLLDTILHGGKRMTIFSCITQYYFYSGITITECFLLTVMSYDRYLAICVPLRYVTIMDFTLCTCLSVLPWILGFTLNMAGIIPVSNFQFCDGNTIEHIYCEFSPLQKLSCSDTSLVDFLAIVLSTPLFICPCAFITVTYVHILLMILRVPSTTGRQKTFSTCSSHLLVVGTFYGTLIMKYMIPSIGNVLLLNKIISLLHTVFTPLFNPLVYSLRNQDIRTALRKISER; encoded by the coding sequence ATGAATGTAAGGAATGAATCAAGAGTTACAGAACTCATACTTCTAGGCTTTGGAAATCTTTATggctttaatattttaattttcatcATATTCCTTAACATTTTCTTAATCACAGTAACTGGAAATCTTTTGATCATTATGCTAGTTTCAATCAGCCATAACCTTCATTCACCCATGTACTTCTTCCTTTGTCATCTATCAGTGTCTGATATTGTGATCTCGACAAATACTCTTCCCAATTTACTAGATACAATCTTACACGGTGGGAAAAGAATGACAATTTTTAGTTGTATAACTCAATACTATTTCTATAGTGGTATTACTATTACAGAATGCTTCCTTCTCACAGTGATGTCCTATGATCGATACCTGGCTATATGTGTCCCATTACGTTACGTCACTATCATGGACTTTACCTTGTGcacctgtctgtctgttttaCCCTGGATATTAGGATTTACCCTGAACATGGCAGGTATCATACCGGTATCCAACTTTCAGTTCTGTGATGGAAACACAATTGAACATATATATTGTGAATTTTCACCTCTCCAAAAACTTTCATGTTCAGACACGTCTCTGGTGGATTTTTTAGCCATTGTACTTTCTACTCCTCTATTTATATGTCCTTGTGCTTTTATAACGGTAACTTATGTTCATATCCTCCTTATGATACTTAGGGTCCCTTCTACAACCGGAAGACAGAAAACCTTTTCAACCTGCAGTTCCCACCTTCTTGTGGTTGGCACATTCTATGGGACATTAATAATGAAATATATGATACCATCCATAGGAAATGTATTGCTTTTGAATAAGATTATATCATTGTTGCATACAGTGTTTACCCCCCTGTTTAACCCTTTAGTATACAGTCTAAGAAACCAAGACATCAGGACAGCACTAAGAAAGATTTCTGAAcgttaa